The DNA region TGTTGATTCATAAAGAACCACTCTTCCGGTTTTCTTATCTGTGTAGCGTACAATCGACATGATTTCAGCTTCCTTTCTACACTTGGTACTTATTATTATATCACATACCAACGAAAATGTCAATAGTTTTATTGGTATCTATTTAAACAAATACCACTATGCTTTTTTGTACTTTTTTTACGTAAAAAAACAGTGCTGAAAACATCGCATTTTCAATGTTTTCAGCACCATTATCATTTTTCTATTTTACATTATTTGGCCGTGAATAGTAACAAAAAATTATAGTCTAATTGGATAAATTTATCTGCAATTCAATAATACCATAAACAGGATTACTTGTCAACCATTTTTGAGGAAGAAAATAAAATAATTAGCATTTTACCATCTGGAGATATAAACCTTTATCTGTGGATGATGCGGATAAGGGTGTTCTGCCTGAAAATGAACGCCTTCGGCGTGCTATAGAAAACGGTCTCCCTGATATCAGGACGACCGTTGAATTTGTTTTTGCTATACTTAAGGTTAATTACAATTGTTTTAGCTTAATCTTGATAAAGAATTTACTAAAAGCAATAAATGATATTTGTGATTGCAAACAAAAAAGTATCATCTTTATTGACGAGTAATGCTTTTTGCGTTATAATATACATGCTTGTTTGAAGGATACTTGTATCCTTTGAATCACGTCCACATGATGTTGGTAGCATCATGTGGATTTTTTTTGCTATGACATCAGTCTTTACCTAAAATCTCAGTTGCATCATCCATGATGATATCTTTGAATTTGCGGTTACCAATAACCGAACTTTCCAACAAATCATTCATATCTGCGTACTCGCCAAGCAAAATATACGCATTGGCATTGCTGTTATCTGTAGCCTGATATAGACCATATATCGCTGTTCTGCCATCTATAAGAATAGTATTTGTAGCGTTATACATAGAACCAGTATGCAAGCGATATACTGTATCGTTATACTTGAAATCAAGCCCGTACCAATGACCTTCTGATGGATTCCATATGCCTATGTATTCGTTGGTGAACTCGTCCAGTGTATTATATTCATTAACTCTCATAACAGATGAAACTCCTTTTTGATTTTCTTTATAAGTTCTTTCTGCTCAGTTGTCGGTGAAACACCAGGTGAATTTGGATCATGATTAAGATAAACATGAATATGTGGTTGTACGCCTTTATGAGGATGAAGAAGGTCAATACTTATATGCTGTTTGTGTTCCTGATCATAATAGGAAAGGTGTTTCAGCTTTCCGTCTTGAACAATTGCATACACTCTTCCTTCTGTGTGAGAAAACTCAGGCGCTTTAACAGATCCCTTATTTTGAATAAGAACCTTAACATTAGGGTCACTTGATAGTGTTCCAAGTGAATAATAATTCTGACCACCATCTTTAAATGTGAAATCACCCATATTTACATCTACAAATGCACCTCTTGAACCCATTTAAATCGCCTCCTTGATTTCAAAAACAGCGGAAATGCCATCAAGTTTCATTTGAACAAAATCCGCAGCGAAACTATCTGTGTATCTGAAATTGATAAATCGACCTGTCATTCCTTGTATCATGTCACCTACGACTATAATAATAGGAGGATTTAGTCTTTTCTTCATTTCATTGAAGCCTAATAAAAACTCTTCCTGCCGATTCTGACAGCCGATAGTTGAAATAATAACAGGTGTTTCTTCTTCTACTGCGCAGAAACTAATATCAAATGTTTCTTCTCCCGCCCAGCCCAGTGTTGGCAACACAATGTTTCCGTAATTCTGCCATGTACAGCCGAGCCAACGGCTTTTGTATACATTGTGACGTATATCGTTGTAATTCATAGACGGATAGATGCTGAAATCAGGTGTAGCTATTGCTGCGCAAGTACGGAAAAGAGCAATCTTTTTCAATGGATTATTCCAAAGAGCCAACAGTTTATAATCATCTATAAACATATGTACTAAGGAATTATGATTGTCACGTTTCTTTGAAAGATTCTGTATGCCCTGTATGTTCAGGTTTTCCCAATCAATGCGACTAACATCTGTTTTTCTTATAATCGGTATATGATAGGTATCGAAACTGCAGCCGCCAATTATTGGCCTTATTACTTTATACTTTTCATATTCGGATATACCTTTGATCATTTAATCCTCACTTTCCGAGGATACAAAGCGTTATGCTTGCTTGAAGGACACTTGTATCCTCTAAATTATTATGTTTTATATCAATTAAAAGATAACCCTGCATTGGTAGTACAGACCTATCTTTATAATGCAATCATAAGCATTCCTCCTTAGAAGTGTCAGGAAACAATAAATCAATGAGTGGTTGTTCGTAATCAAATATCTTATCGCCGTACGTTGCTCTGCGGTTACGTACATTTTTGATTGCATTTTCAGCAGCATCACCGCTAGCACCGTGATCAGTTATCAAGGTCAGCTCGTCATTGATATTGGCTTTAATGAGATATGGAATAGGACACATGATATATCTTGAGAAATAATTAGCCATATCATCGTTGAATTCGCTTTCTTCAGTATCATTATTCACATAATGCTTGATCTCATGAAATATGGAATACCGCTGCCTTCCGTAAGATTCAACTTTGTCATTATAGAATATAGTAGGGGGTGTATCATGTGTCGCCGGAGAATAAAAAGCATCGGGAGACCTTTTTCTGAGTAATTCCTGAGTTTCTTCAGGATACGCAGAATATGGTACTAACTTTAAACCGAGTTTTTTGCATAGCTCTTTCTCATCAACGGGAAATGATGTGATATTGTAATCAATATAAATATCAATTACCAATCGAGCCATTCTCTCATAATCGTTGCCGTTTCGATACATTTAGTCTCCGTTTCCGAGAATTAACTCAATCAGCTTATACTTTTCTTCTGCTGTCAAAGAGTTTCCGTTTCTTGCAATCGCCGTTGCTATCTCTGTATAAGGTTTTATATATGTTTGATCATCATCATTCAGCAAATACGCTGTTGTTACATCAAGAGCTTTTGCAAAATTTATGATAATATCCAAGCGAGCTGTCCTGTCACCCTTTAGATAGCGAGAGACCGATGCTTCTGTTATTCCGCTGAGCTGTGATAACTTCTTCTGTGTTATTCCTTTTGCGTCCATAAGCTGTTTAACTTTCTCTTGCCATGTCATAAGATCAACTCCTTTCTTTTATCATTATAAATTACCGTTTTGCAATTGTCAATAGCCAATTTGAAATAACGGTGAATTAGAGTTGGATAATGTGCACCGGCGGTGCACTATCAACAGCATCGGCACGTCTTTGACGTGCCGATACCTTTTCTATGGAAAGAGATTGCAATTGATGTTCCACGTGGAACATTAATTGATGTGTTCCTGCAAAAAAAATGTACGCCTTCGGCGTGCTATGGAAAAACGGCCGCCCTGGCGGACGACCGTTAAAATAAATCTGGTTTGAACAGCTGAATTTAATAATGAAGTTTTTAACTTCCCTGCATTGCAGCAATCTGAGCTTTGAGGCGAGATATTTCAGCAGCCTGAGCGAAATTGAGATCTTTTTCCCTTTCGAGTGCCTTGTCTTTTATTTCAAGAGCCTTGTCTTTCACTTCAAGAGCTCTGTCTCTTTTTTCAAGTTCTTTAGTATATTTAATACGTAACTCTTCATTTGATTCATCAATAAGTCTCTGAACTTTCTCACACATAGAAACTCCACCTTTCTCATTGTTTTTATAAAACCGTACTTTATCAGACAGCGGACCGAAATCTTCACTGGATGCATCACTGTTTTTGAAATACTGAAGAAGCTTTGTGATGTCGCGGTCGGTCGTTATAATTATACCATGACCCAGGTTTATAGGCAATATGAATTTTAAGATAAAATGGATTATATGCCGGTAAAGGTGTTCTGCCTGAAAATGAACGCCTTCGGCGTGCTATAGAAAAACGGCCGTCCTGTCGGACGACCGTATTTTTCTAAAAGTTGATCATCATTAATTATCGTATTTTAGGTTTCTTCCACGTATTCTTTGATCCGCCACAACAAATATAAAGGCAGGCTATAGACCATTGTATCATTAACCTGATTATCGCCTATATTTTTCATTGAAACTTTGAATCCATATTGCGGTTTATACTTCGATATAAAGTTACTGAAACTTTTTGCATGTGTATTTTCAGCTGATTTAACTTCAACAGGAATCATATAGCCTTTATATTCAGTCAGAAAATCGACCTCAGCCTGATTTCCCGATCTCCAGTAATAATACGGAAGATCGTTTTTTATTAGTTCTGTCAGCACATAGTTTTCGGCTATAGCCCATTTAAATCTTACATATCTGTCGTCGCCATCCAGAATGGTTCTGTAATACACGTTTGCCTTGAACCTAAGCAATCCCACGTCAGACATAAAGATTTTGAATGATGTATCATCCGACATATATGAGAGAGGTAATTCAGGCTTTTCAATCAGTTTTTGTTTATATACTAAGCCGGCATCAATCAGCCATTCAAGGGCATCTTCAAGTTCTCTTGCTCTGCCGCCTTCTTTAACATGTGAAAAAACAAACTTGTTATTTTCACGTGCTAACTGTTCCGGAATCGAGTGCCATATCTGCCTGATTTTCGCGACTTCGTTTATTGGTGCATATTTTGCAAAATCATTTTCGTAATCCTCTATGAGCTCTGCCTGAACAGCTTCGACCTCTTCGTAGCTGTGCGAATTGATCCACGTCTCTACTACAGCCGGCATTCCGCCTATGATGTAATAATTAAGCAGGTGTTTACGAAGTGATTCCGTATAAAGTGTCGGTAACTCATGAAGCTTATCTCTTAATTCAATTCCTTCAAAAAGTTTTTCGTCCCCATTGGCTGCAACAAACTCTCTGAAACTCAGAGGATACATTGTTATTCTTTCGACTTTGCCGACAGGGAAAGACAACCCGCCTCTTTTAAGTGACACTCCCAGAAGAGATCCGGCAGCTATAACATGCAGCTTCTGCATATTTTCACAAAAATATTTTAAGGATGTGATCGCCTTGGGCGATGCCTGAATTTCGTCTAATATCAGAAGTGTTTTTCCCGGAACTATTTTGCAGCTGGAAATCACCGTACTTAATTCATGGACGATTCTTTTAACATCCATGTCGTATTCAAAAACAGAATTTAAAGCTTCATTTCCTTCAAAATTAAAGTATGCAACATTATCAAACTGTTCTTCACCGAATTTTTTTGCTATATATGTTTTTCCGCATTGTCTGACACCGAGAATC from Ruminococcus sp. HUN007 includes:
- a CDS encoding DUF4417 domain-containing protein, producing the protein MIKGISEYEKYKVIRPIIGGCSFDTYHIPIIRKTDVSRIDWENLNIQGIQNLSKKRDNHNSLVHMFIDDYKLLALWNNPLKKIALFRTCAAIATPDFSIYPSMNYNDIRHNVYKSRWLGCTWQNYGNIVLPTLGWAGEETFDISFCAVEEETPVIISTIGCQNRQEEFLLGFNEMKKRLNPPIIIVVGDMIQGMTGRFINFRYTDSFAADFVQMKLDGISAVFEIKEAI
- a CDS encoding ImmA/IrrE family metallo-endopeptidase codes for the protein MYRNGNDYERMARLVIDIYIDYNITSFPVDEKELCKKLGLKLVPYSAYPEETQELLRKRSPDAFYSPATHDTPPTIFYNDKVESYGRQRYSIFHEIKHYVNNDTEESEFNDDMANYFSRYIMCPIPYLIKANINDELTLITDHGASGDAAENAIKNVRNRRATYGDKIFDYEQPLIDLLFPDTSKEECL
- a CDS encoding helix-turn-helix transcriptional regulator, with protein sequence MTWQEKVKQLMDAKGITQKKLSQLSGITEASVSRYLKGDRTARLDIIINFAKALDVTTAYLLNDDDQTYIKPYTEIATAIARNGNSLTAEEKYKLIELILGNGD
- a CDS encoding AAA family ATPase, producing the protein MERSVMNDLIKWKNKKNRKPLMILGVRQCGKTYIAKKFGEEQFDNVAYFNFEGNEALNSVFEYDMDVKRIVHELSTVISSCKIVPGKTLLILDEIQASPKAITSLKYFCENMQKLHVIAAGSLLGVSLKRGGLSFPVGKVERITMYPLSFREFVAANGDEKLFEGIELRDKLHELPTLYTESLRKHLLNYYIIGGMPAVVETWINSHSYEEVEAVQAELIEDYENDFAKYAPINEVAKIRQIWHSIPEQLARENNKFVFSHVKEGGRARELEDALEWLIDAGLVYKQKLIEKPELPLSYMSDDTSFKIFMSDVGLLRFKANVYYRTILDGDDRYVRFKWAIAENYVLTELIKNDLPYYYWRSGNQAEVDFLTEYKGYMIPVEVKSAENTHAKSFSNFISKYKPQYGFKVSMKNIGDNQVNDTMVYSLPLYLLWRIKEYVEET